The Candidatus Cetobacterium colombiensis genome includes the window CAGCATACTCTAATAGTTTAAAAAAAATAGATGAAAAAGAAGAATTAAATTCAAATGATATATTAGGAGTGGAGTATATAAAAGCTTTAGATTATTGGAAAAGTAATATGGAGCCCATAGCTATAAAAAGAGAGAAAAGCGGATATTATTCTGAAGGAATAGAAGACGGAATTTCAAGTGCTACTGGAATAAGGAAAAAGTTATATGACGGAGAAGAAATAAAAGAAGTTGTACCAGTAACAACATATGAAGTATTAAAAAATGCATTGGAAAAAAATCAATTTGCAAAATTAAAAGATTTTTATCCATTTTTAAGATATAAAATTCTTTTAGAAAAAGAGAGATTAGAAGATATTCAAGATATAGAAATAGGATATGGAAATAGAATATATGAAGCTGCATTCATATGTGAAAACTTTGATACTTTTTTTGAAAAAATAAAAAGTAAAAGATATACTTTAGGAAGAATTCAAAGAGTTTTAATTCATATTTTATTAGGAATAAAAAAGGATCAAACAGAAAAAGTAAAAAATAAAATTCCTTATATTAGAGTTCTAGGATTTACTAAAGATGGTCAAAGTTATTTGAAAAATTTAAAAGAACAAGAAGTTCAAATACTAACTTCTTTAAAAAATATTCAAAAAAAATTAGATGAAGATAGTTTAAAGCTTTTGGAACAAAATGAGGTAGCTAGTAAAATTTATACAATGGTAAATCACTATGAAGAAAGAAAAATACCAATAATTATAAAATAGAGGTTTTATGGAAAAAATAAAATTAACAAAAGATATTAAAAGAATATTAAGTGTATTAAATGAACATGGAAAAGGGTACGTTGTAGGTGGATATATAAGAGATTCACTTTTGGGAATTGAACCGAAAGATTGCGATTTTTGCACTAATATAGAATATTCAAAATTGAAAGAAATATTTAAAGAGTATTCACCAAAAGAGATAGGAAAAAGTTTTGGGATAATTCAAATAAAGTATAATGGAAATAATTATGAAATAGCAAAACTAAGAAAAGATGTATTGTTTACAACTGAAAGAAATATAACGGAAATTGAATTTGTAGAAAATATAGATGAAGATTTAAAAAGAAGAGATTTTACAATAAATGCTATTGCTTATGATGGAGAAAAACTAATATGTTTCTCTCCACTATCATTGGAAGATATACAAAATAAGGTTTTGAGATTTGTAGGAGAGGGAATAAAGAGAATAGAGGAAGATCCTCTAAGAATTCTTCGTGGAGTAAGAATTGCATCAGAAAAAAATATTTCAATTTTATTTTCTACAATGGAAGAGATGAAGGAAAAAAAATCAGAGATAAAAAGAGTGTCTATTGAAAGAATTCAAGATGAGTTTTTTCGAATGTTGAAAGGTAAAAATTCAAGTAAAGGATTTGAACTTTTAAATTCTTTAGGAATATTTCAAGAAATATTTCCAAAAACTTTTAAAGAGTTAGATTTAAAAGAACTTTTAAAAAAATTTCAGCAGTTAGATACACAATTAAGTAATGATTTAAATTTAAAATTAGCTATTATATTTTTTAAAACTAAAAGCGAATTAGAAATATTAAAACTAGATAAGAAAACAAAAAAATCCATACTAAATATTTTATTATATTTAGATGATAGAGATTATAATAAATATGAAATGAAAAAAATTATTTCGAAAATAGGAGTTGAGGATTTTAGAAGAATCTTAATCCTAAAAAGTTTAAATAAAAAAAGCAACAAAGAAGAAATTCTTTTAGATGAAATTTTGTCACAAAAGGAACCCATTTTTTTAAAAGATATTTTTATTACAGGTAAGGATATAATAGATTTAGGAATAACTGATGGAAAAGAAATA containing:
- a CDS encoding nucleotidyltransferase; amino-acid sequence: MKQAVGIVVEYNPFHNGHKYHCLKAREHGDIVIAVMSGDYVQRGEPALIDRWTRAELALKNGVDIVVELPTFYSTQSAEIFARGSVGILNLMNVKKIVFGSETGDTLNLIKRAKLEEREDFKEELKRQLKEGYSYPTAYSNSLKKIDEKEELNSNDILGVEYIKALDYWKSNMEPIAIKREKSGYYSEGIEDGISSATGIRKKLYDGEEIKEVVPVTTYEVLKNALEKNQFAKLKDFYPFLRYKILLEKERLEDIQDIEIGYGNRIYEAAFICENFDTFFEKIKSKRYTLGRIQRVLIHILLGIKKDQTEKVKNKIPYIRVLGFTKDGQSYLKNLKEQEVQILTSLKNIQKKLDEDSLKLLEQNEVASKIYTMVNHYEERKIPIIIK
- a CDS encoding CCA tRNA nucleotidyltransferase, with amino-acid sequence MEKIKLTKDIKRILSVLNEHGKGYVVGGYIRDSLLGIEPKDCDFCTNIEYSKLKEIFKEYSPKEIGKSFGIIQIKYNGNNYEIAKLRKDVLFTTERNITEIEFVENIDEDLKRRDFTINAIAYDGEKLICFSPLSLEDIQNKVLRFVGEGIKRIEEDPLRILRGVRIASEKNISILFSTMEEMKEKKSEIKRVSIERIQDEFFRMLKGKNSSKGFELLNSLGIFQEIFPKTFKELDLKELLKKFQQLDTQLSNDLNLKLAIIFFKTKSELEILKLDKKTKKSILNILLYLDDRDYNKYEMKKIISKIGVEDFRRILILKSLNKKSNKEEILLDEILSQKEPIFLKDIFITGKDIIDLGITDGKEIKKYLEETLDLVLKYPKLNKKDYLIKRIEEEKV